GTCATCCGCTTTGAAAACAAAATGGTTTTTGACCACTTACCATCCGTGCTACAAGAAATAAAAGAGTGCTTTAATTCAGGAGAAGAAGAAGAAGAAGACAAACCCTCCGTCTAAAACTCCTAGCGTCGCTTTAGCCACCTCCCTTTAACTAAAGGGCGGAGCCATTTGAGCTTGTTCTCTAAAACAGATAAGAACTTTAACAAATATCAAAGTTTAAATAACGTAAAAATAAAAGGCAGTTATTAGCCCGCCTATTCTGAACAAAAAATAACAATCCAGGCTCCCCGCTTCTGATGAAGAGGGGAATGAATTTATCGAAGTGCAACGTAGATAAAGAAAGGGGAGTTTGAATTTAAGAGGCGACCAAGCGTAAAGAAACAATCCAGTGGACTATTTTAGTAATGGGGCCTGCCTGCCGTTAGGAAGGCGAGTTGGTGTGCAGGCAAAATAAGTTAACGAAGTTTAGACGAGCCTATCTGCCATGAGTCCGAGCCTTCAAATATACACCCAATAGGTCTGTAACCCGAATAAGTATTATAATTCGTTTCACACTTTTCTTGTAAAAAATAGGCTATGTTTTTTAAGCCTTATTCAGGAATATGAAGCGCTTTACAAACCGCTTTATACGATAATTGATTCCATGCTGCGGCGCGCTTGGAACCAGATAATGAGGTGCCTCCAGGAATAAGGACATATTTATATTGCGCTTGTATTCCTGCACCAGAACCATTCACGTCATCATCTGTTAATGCTGTGCCATCCGTACTTTGAATGCTAAAACGAACATTTCCGCCGTCTGAAAAATTAATTGAAATGAATGAGCGGACTGTGTTTAATCTAAAATCTTGCTTGGGTAACATATAAGGCGCATTATCCTGATAACGGAAAAAGCCCAAAACAATGCCACCATTTTCCATGAAATCGTCCGTAATGTGCGCATCTTCTACCAACATGCTTTTAAAAGTAGGCGTATCTATAAAGTTCCAGTCTTGATTCATCCAATCGCTATACATAACATTAACAGTCCCGGGTTCGCCTTGCTCGCCTTGTTCACCTTGAATGCCTTGTTCGCCTTGTTCGCCATCTTCTACTGTACAAGAAAGAATTGCCATAAAAAAACATAGGTATAATACGTAATTAATAAATCGTGTTGCTGCCATAATGTTGAGTTTCTAATTTTATTTTCTTTTTAGTGAAAATTAGAACCAAAAGGTTAACAATAAAAACGTTCTTTTTTGAATAGTTTGAACAAATCTGTAGAAAAAGCACCTGCTTTTAACATACCCATGTAAACTGTAGAGTTATTATTTTTTCGAAATAAAAAACCCCTTATAATTACCAACTATAAGGGGTCATGCTTTATAAAATCGATTTTATTTTTTGATAATCTTTTTTATTATAGTGTCATCGCCATCTATAATAGTTAAAAAATAAAGTCCTTTTTTCAGAGCACTAATATCTATAGTCATAGAGCCTTTTTGTCCATCCAAAGACAGCTTCTTTACCGGGGTACTATGCATGTCATGAAGGATAGCCTGGGCGTTCCGAGTCTTTAACGCATAAGCCAATTCCAATTGATCAATGGCCGGATTGGGGTAAATGGATATGCCCGATGAATCAGCTTGCGTGGTTCTCAATGTGTAAAATGGGAGTGAAACCTTATTCATACAACTTCTAAAGGTTTTCTGATAACTGTAAAAGTTGCTGTTAAGAACATGCGTAATATAACCGCCACCCATAAGCGTGCTCTTATAAACCAATTGTATCGTGTAAGTACCATTTGAAAGGCAATTGAAAAACCCAGAAGGATTGGTGTTTGTATTAAGCGAATTAAGCGCATAATCATTATTGCTACAACTGCTGCCATTGGGAGCAACTACCCGCAAATAAAGTTTAGATGAATTGGTGTGGGTTCCCGATGCTTTAAAACCAATATAACCGGAGTTCTGACCTTGTTTGTCTTTTTTACAATAGGCATTCACATCCAAATTTACAGAAGCGGAAGCCTCTTTTTGTACAATAAACCGGTAATAACGGGTTTGGTAAACCTGTCCACCACAACTGGCTTCTACACGAATGTTTCGCACACCTACAGGAAAATTATGGGCGTTAAGATCTACTTGATTAGGTTCACTACCTAGCAAACTCCCGCCAGAATGCGAATTGTAAACCTTAATGGCTTTACTATCGCAAGTGGTACTAGTATTATCATAGGTACAATTAATCACCCCATTTTTGAAACGTAAATCAGTTTGCAATTGGTTTTGAAAATAGGGTATCGTAAAGGTATATACATTCACGGTATAATTCGGACCACCTGAAGATTCAATAACGGAGGACGTGGACAAGCTAATGGCGTTTGTGTTGTAATAATTGAAATGAATCTCTCTAGCAGTGGGGTTATTGGGGTATGGTGTGCAGTTTTGGGCCTGAAGACCACCAGTAACCATTAAAATGAGAGCCAGATACAAATACCGGCCTTTCATCTGCTGAAGCTTTGATTTTAAAATGTTTAAGTTATTCATAATATAATGTTTTTATAACCCCTACTCTGTTAGCTTTTCGGGAACCGCTTTCAGAGGTATATACACAGAGAGATGAATTTGTTACCCCTTAATCCCGTAAATAGATATAAAAAAACCCTTGTCATTCAGAGTACAATGTCATTCAGAGCCTCCATTGTCATTCAGAGCGCGCGCAGCAAAGCGTGGAACCTCAAAAATTAACCAAATAACAATCCAGAGATACTTCGGTCATACTTCCCTCTGCATGACAACATCAATGTCATTCAGAGCGTGCGCAGCAAAGCGTGGAACCTCAAAAATTAACCAAGTAACAATCCAGAGATACTTCGGTCATACTTCCCTCTGCATGACAGCATCAATGTCATTCAGAGCGCGCGCAGCAAAGCGTGGAACCTCAAAAATTAACCAAATAACAATCCAGAGATACTTCGGTCATACTTCCCTCTGCATGACAGCATCAATGTCATTCAGAGCGCGCGCAGCAGAGCGAAGAACCTCAAAATCCAAATTGTCATCAAAAACGCCCATGTCATTCAGAGCGTGCGCAGCAAAGCGTGGAACCTCAAAAATTAACCAAACAACAATCCAGAGATACTTCGGTCATACTTCCCTCTGCATGACAACATCAATGTCATTCAGAG
Above is a window of Bizionia sp. M204 DNA encoding:
- a CDS encoding T9SS type A sorting domain-containing protein codes for the protein MNNLNILKSKLQQMKGRYLYLALILMVTGGLQAQNCTPYPNNPTAREIHFNYYNTNAISLSTSSVIESSGGPNYTVNVYTFTIPYFQNQLQTDLRFKNGVINCTYDNTSTTCDSKAIKVYNSHSGGSLLGSEPNQVDLNAHNFPVGVRNIRVEASCGGQVYQTRYYRFIVQKEASASVNLDVNAYCKKDKQGQNSGYIGFKASGTHTNSSKLYLRVVAPNGSSCSNNDYALNSLNTNTNPSGFFNCLSNGTYTIQLVYKSTLMGGGYITHVLNSNFYSYQKTFRSCMNKVSLPFYTLRTTQADSSGISIYPNPAIDQLELAYALKTRNAQAILHDMHSTPVKKLSLDGQKGSMTIDISALKKGLYFLTIIDGDDTIIKKIIKK